Proteins co-encoded in one Paenibacillus antri genomic window:
- a CDS encoding extracellular solute-binding protein produces MKKRTWMRKTTAPLTAVLAMSFVAAACGTAPADNASTEEETPAAGAETPAEPAAQEPEKRGSITSSLYDRGTVPAEEGTMDNNRWTKWVNENGPVDVKYVTVPRFESLQKFNVMFASGTAPDLILEFDAAYQGQLYTQKQLMPLDDLIAEHSTEYKAMLEKYPAIKKAATMDDGKMYMLGRPLEFGPQHYLFIRADWLKKLNLEAPKTPEELLEVAKAFATQDPDGNGQADTEGIGLSFVAGIILNHMFGSGFTLFGTDQNPWMLDESGKVVHDWDRMKAALAFQKQIYESGVADKDFVTDKNGEKQKQQWIAGKLGIYGGNGSDVKIYEALKANVPEAEIVPIALPVTEFGQFSPILSAPVQLTGMINAAAKDPAAVMKHVDFMASETYRDTIANGLEGVHHTKAENGCPQAIDAEKNKKELGYAGDMNMLAPLVGDCFGLENKVNPTEAEKGMIAIRAMAREAYMDPAKPMVGLTHSSFMPILPQDLLQIKTNANKTIVDLAVKAIVSGGSYTVDQFVDEAKSVWEKAGGAKVDAFYSDWYEKSKDSALLMKDLYEMAP; encoded by the coding sequence ATGAAGAAACGTACATGGATGCGCAAGACGACGGCGCCGCTGACCGCCGTTCTCGCGATGAGCTTCGTCGCCGCCGCTTGTGGGACCGCGCCGGCGGACAACGCTTCGACGGAGGAGGAGACGCCCGCGGCAGGCGCCGAGACGCCCGCCGAACCGGCGGCTCAGGAGCCGGAGAAGCGCGGATCGATCACGTCGTCGCTGTACGACAGAGGCACCGTTCCGGCCGAAGAAGGCACGATGGACAACAATCGCTGGACGAAGTGGGTGAACGAGAACGGTCCGGTCGACGTGAAGTATGTGACGGTGCCGCGCTTCGAGTCGCTGCAGAAATTCAACGTCATGTTCGCATCGGGAACGGCGCCGGACCTCATTCTCGAATTCGACGCCGCGTACCAAGGCCAGCTGTACACGCAGAAGCAGCTGATGCCGCTCGACGACCTGATCGCCGAACATAGCACGGAGTACAAGGCGATGTTGGAAAAGTATCCGGCCATCAAGAAAGCCGCCACGATGGACGACGGCAAGATGTACATGCTCGGCCGCCCGCTCGAATTCGGTCCCCAGCATTACCTGTTCATCCGCGCGGACTGGCTGAAGAAGCTGAACCTCGAAGCGCCGAAGACGCCGGAAGAGCTGCTGGAAGTCGCCAAGGCGTTCGCGACGCAGGATCCGGACGGCAACGGCCAAGCGGATACGGAAGGCATCGGCCTCAGCTTCGTCGCCGGCATCATCTTGAATCATATGTTCGGCTCGGGCTTCACGTTGTTCGGCACCGATCAGAACCCTTGGATGCTCGACGAGAGCGGCAAGGTCGTTCACGACTGGGATCGCATGAAGGCGGCGCTCGCGTTCCAGAAGCAAATCTACGAATCCGGCGTCGCGGATAAAGATTTCGTCACGGACAAGAACGGGGAAAAGCAGAAGCAGCAGTGGATCGCCGGCAAGCTTGGCATCTACGGCGGCAACGGCTCCGACGTGAAAATTTACGAAGCGCTGAAAGCCAACGTTCCGGAGGCGGAGATCGTCCCGATCGCGCTGCCGGTAACCGAGTTCGGCCAATTCAGCCCGATTCTCTCCGCTCCGGTCCAACTGACGGGCATGATCAACGCCGCCGCGAAGGATCCGGCCGCCGTCATGAAGCACGTCGATTTCATGGCGTCCGAGACGTACCGCGACACGATCGCGAACGGGCTGGAAGGCGTGCACCATACGAAAGCCGAGAACGGCTGCCCGCAAGCGATCGACGCCGAGAAGAACAAGAAAGAGCTCGGATACGCAGGCGACATGAACATGCTGGCGCCGCTCGTCGGCGACTGCTTCGGCCTCGAGAACAAGGTGAATCCGACCGAAGCGGAGAAGGGCATGATCGCGATCCGCGCGATGGCGCGCGAGGCGTACATGGATCCGGCGAAGCCGATGGTCGGCCTCACGCACAGCAGCTTCATGCCGATCCTGCCGCAAGACCTGCTGCAAATCAAGACGAACGCCAACAAGACGATCGTCGATCTCGCGGTGAAGGCGATCGTGAGCGGCGGCTCGTACACCGTCGACCAATTCGTCGACGAAGCGAAGTCCGTGTGGGAGAAAGCGGGCGGCGCGAAGGTCGATGCGTTCTACAGCGATTGGTACGAGAAGAGCAAAGACAGCGCCCTTCTGATGAAGGATCTGTACGAGATGGCTCCGTAA
- a CDS encoding alpha-L-fucosidase — MIPRFQDARDRFFDMRFGMFVHWGLYAIPAWHEQLLWRGNATRKEYERLMHRFDPQRFDPEAWLDVAEAAGMQYVCFTTKHHDGFCMWDTKETSYNVMNTPYGKDVLAMLAEACAKRGMPLSLYYSCPDWHHPNYPNLGRHHEMFGPRAGDEPDLEKYYAYVRRQIEELLTRYGPIYQWFWDVNVAEHRDPSINERIRELQPGILINNRGPGDGDYSTPERHVPEGGVFRTPTEACQSLGRESWGYRENEDYYSDKFIMQSMDKALAMGGNYLLNVGPRADGTLDPINAATLRRLGDWFGRVKEAFLGAEPASYMGGRDEIVSSDEVHSVVARDHVLLTRKGNHLYVHAYKDLQSDCIVLRPLDKQPKRAVLLNDGRELDCAVELLPWYWKEKPYLRLRRVPVNEFAGEALVVRLEFDDSVAE; from the coding sequence ATGATCCCTAGATTTCAGGATGCGAGAGACCGATTTTTCGATATGCGCTTCGGCATGTTCGTTCATTGGGGGTTGTACGCGATTCCCGCTTGGCACGAACAGCTGCTGTGGCGAGGGAACGCGACGCGCAAAGAATACGAGCGGCTGATGCATCGCTTCGACCCGCAGCGGTTCGACCCGGAGGCGTGGCTGGACGTCGCGGAGGCGGCCGGCATGCAGTACGTCTGCTTCACGACGAAGCATCACGACGGATTTTGCATGTGGGACACGAAGGAGACGTCCTATAACGTGATGAATACGCCGTACGGCAAGGACGTGCTGGCGATGCTCGCGGAAGCGTGCGCGAAGCGGGGCATGCCGCTCAGCCTCTATTATTCATGTCCCGACTGGCATCACCCGAACTATCCGAATCTCGGGCGCCATCACGAGATGTTCGGTCCGAGGGCCGGAGACGAGCCGGATTTGGAAAAGTACTACGCGTACGTGCGCCGCCAGATCGAGGAGCTGCTCACCCGATACGGTCCGATCTATCAATGGTTCTGGGACGTCAACGTGGCCGAGCACCGCGATCCGTCGATCAACGAGCGGATCAGGGAGCTGCAGCCGGGCATTCTGATCAACAACCGAGGCCCTGGAGACGGCGATTACAGCACGCCGGAGCGCCACGTGCCCGAGGGCGGCGTCTTTCGGACGCCGACGGAGGCGTGTCAATCGCTCGGGCGGGAAAGCTGGGGGTACCGCGAGAACGAGGATTATTACTCCGACAAATTCATCATGCAGAGCATGGACAAGGCGCTGGCGATGGGCGGCAATTATTTGCTGAACGTCGGGCCGAGGGCGGACGGCACGCTCGATCCGATCAATGCGGCGACGCTGCGAAGGCTCGGGGATTGGTTCGGCCGCGTGAAGGAAGCGTTCCTCGGGGCGGAGCCCGCTTCCTATATGGGCGGCCGCGACGAGATCGTCTCCTCGGACGAGGTGCACAGCGTCGTCGCGCGGGATCACGTGCTGCTGACGCGGAAGGGCAATCATCTTTATGTACATGCGTATAAAGATTTGCAGAGCGACTGCATCGTGCTGCGTCCGCTCGACAAGCAGCCGAAGCGGGCCGTGCTGCTGAACGACGGTCGGGAGCTCGACTGCGCCGTGGAGCTGCTGCCCTGGTATTGGAAGGAGAAGCCGTACTTGCGGCTGCGCCGGGTGCCCGTGAACGAATTCGCCGGCGAAGCGCTGGTCGTGCGGCTCGAATTCGACGATTCCGTCGCGGAATAA